In Sphingobacteriaceae bacterium, one genomic interval encodes:
- a CDS encoding TonB-dependent receptor has product MLKSSSLTWTNKKKLIITVRFYIFLFLFVQFNHSYAQITQTIKGTVLDKQSQSPLPGAIVQLLGTDAPIGNATDEKGNFKLQQVPIGRWQIKIYMLGYKEKFITVVLNAGKESVNIIELEENVVQGEEVEIIAEQDKTLTNNKMNTVSSRLFSAEEAARYAGSRNDPARMAANFAGVSGANDSRNDIIIRGNSPLGVLWRLNGLDIPNPNHFGNSGSTGGPVSILNNNTLDNSDFMTGAFASDYGNATAGVFDLRMRKGNDEKFEFLGQVGFNGFELGAEGPMNKKKNASFLVDYRYSTLSVFKALNIDFGTGSAVPQYQDITFKADLNSERAGKFSAWGIGGLSYIALLESDKKEGQDLYGYSARDTYFRSNVGAAGVSHTFLFKNNAYLKTNVGMSGSYNNIIADRIDTSFQSPKNLKPEYRQITQTVHSIGNSTFHKKFNSRNYISTGLYVDMFTSLFVDSIDNYFGVNTFETLRDYKGNSGLLRAFFQWQHKFSDRVALNTGISNQYFLLNESNAIEPRVGLKYSITNKQSINLGGGLHSQLQPAYVYFASKTLPNGDRIETNRNLDFTRAAHAVIAHDVVLSSSFRLKTELYYQYIYNAPVKDTASFFSVLNLGADFDSPNITDLVSKGTGKNYGLELTIEKFYSKGYYFLITGSFFQSLYKGSDGVERSTAFNGNYVTNALAGKEFKINQKHVLILDARMTYAGGKKYTPIDMQASIAAKEQRNDESKAYSLQYPYYFRIDVKPGYRFNSKKVTHEFSVDIQNITKHDNVFQEAYDITNERIKTDYQLKFFVIPQYRLMF; this is encoded by the coding sequence CTGCTTAAAAGTTCGTCACTTACCTGGACAAATAAAAAGAAATTAATCATTACCGTAAGATTTTACATATTCTTATTTCTATTTGTTCAGTTTAATCATTCATACGCACAAATTACGCAAACCATAAAAGGAACTGTGCTTGATAAGCAATCTCAGTCTCCCTTACCCGGTGCTATTGTACAATTGCTTGGAACAGATGCTCCTATTGGAAATGCTACCGATGAGAAAGGAAATTTTAAACTACAGCAAGTACCTATCGGAAGATGGCAAATTAAAATTTACATGTTGGGCTACAAAGAAAAATTTATTACCGTAGTTTTAAATGCCGGGAAAGAATCAGTTAATATTATTGAGTTAGAAGAAAATGTGGTGCAAGGTGAAGAAGTGGAAATAATTGCTGAACAAGATAAAACGCTAACCAATAACAAAATGAATACCGTTAGTTCTCGTCTTTTTAGTGCGGAAGAAGCAGCACGTTATGCGGGGAGTAGAAATGATCCGGCGCGCATGGCCGCCAATTTTGCCGGTGTGAGTGGCGCTAATGATTCGCGCAATGATATAATAATTCGTGGTAATTCTCCATTAGGAGTGCTGTGGCGTTTAAACGGTTTAGATATTCCAAATCCAAATCACTTTGGTAATTCCGGTTCAACCGGAGGTCCGGTTAGTATATTAAACAACAATACGCTCGATAATTCAGATTTTATGACGGGTGCTTTTGCTTCCGATTATGGAAATGCAACCGCCGGCGTATTCGATTTAAGAATGAGAAAAGGGAATGATGAAAAATTTGAATTTCTGGGACAAGTAGGTTTTAATGGATTTGAGTTGGGTGCAGAAGGACCTATGAATAAGAAGAAAAATGCATCGTTTTTAGTAGATTACCGATATTCAACCTTATCGGTATTTAAAGCTTTGAATATAGATTTTGGTACGGGGAGTGCTGTTCCTCAATATCAGGACATTACTTTTAAAGCAGATCTGAATTCAGAACGTGCCGGTAAATTTTCCGCGTGGGGTATTGGAGGATTGAGTTACATTGCGCTTTTGGAAAGTGATAAGAAAGAAGGGCAGGACTTATATGGTTACAGTGCACGCGATACCTATTTTCGCTCCAATGTAGGCGCTGCCGGTGTAAGTCATACTTTTCTGTTTAAAAATAATGCATACTTAAAAACAAATGTGGGCATGAGCGGCTCTTACAATAATATTATTGCCGACAGAATAGACACTTCTTTTCAATCGCCAAAAAATTTAAAACCCGAATACCGACAAATTACACAAACTGTTCATAGTATTGGAAACAGTACGTTTCATAAAAAATTTAATTCGAGAAATTATATAAGTACCGGATTATATGTGGATATGTTCACTTCCCTTTTTGTGGATAGTATAGATAATTATTTTGGTGTAAACACTTTTGAAACTTTAAGAGATTATAAAGGAAATAGCGGACTTTTAAGAGCTTTCTTCCAATGGCAACATAAATTCAGTGATCGAGTAGCTTTAAATACCGGCATTAGCAATCAATACTTTTTATTAAATGAATCAAACGCTATTGAACCTCGCGTTGGATTAAAATATTCAATTACGAACAAACAGAGTATTAATTTGGGAGGAGGATTACATAGTCAATTACAGCCGGCCTATGTATATTTTGCCAGTAAAACTTTACCCAATGGAGACAGAATAGAAACAAATAGAAATTTAGATTTTACCCGTGCGGCTCATGCCGTAATTGCGCATGATGTAGTTTTATCAAGCAGTTTTCGGTTAAAAACAGAATTGTATTATCAATATATTTATAATGCACCGGTAAAGGATACGGCCAGTTTTTTCTCTGTACTAAATTTAGGAGCCGATTTTGATAGTCCAAATATTACCGATTTAGTCAGTAAAGGAACCGGAAAAAATTATGGATTGGAATTGACCATTGAAAAATTTTATAGCAAAGGCTATTATTTTTTAATAACCGGAAGTTTTTTTCAAAGTTTGTATAAGGGAAGTGACGGTGTTGAAAGAAGTACAGCTTTTAACGGTAATTATGTTACCAATGCATTGGCCGGAAAAGAATTTAAAATAAATCAAAAACATGTTTTAATATTAGATGCACGTATGACTTACGCCGGCGGAAAAAAATACACACCTATTGATATGCAGGCAAGCATCGCTGCAAAGGAGCAAAGGAATGATGAATCAAAAGCATACAGTCTTCAATATCCTTATTATTTCAGGATAGACGTAAAACCCGGATATCGTTTCAATTCAAAAAAAGTGACCCATGAATTTTCAGTGGATATACAAAACATCACCAAACATGATAACGTTTTCCAGGAAGCATATGACATTACCAATGAACGGATAAAAACGGATTATCAATTAAAGTTTTTTGTCATTCCGCAATACCGTTTGATGTTTTAA
- the rlmD gene encoding 23S rRNA (uracil(1939)-C(5))-methyltransferase RlmD: protein MTKIKKNFVLEDLEVVDISTEGKAIARHDGLVVFIDGAVPGDVVDAFIFRKKNNYAEGYTQTIKKLSPFRTQPACTHFGVCGGCKWQDFSYEKQLEFKQKYVFDAFTRIGKLTFDSIAPILGNATEYFYRNKLEFSFSDKRWLSKEEMKDGEEIKNKNAVGFHIPGLFDKVLDITHCHLQTELSNEIRNEVRKYAEENKLTFFNIRNKGGFLRTLMIRTTSTGQTMVVVAVYDWNEEVLFQLLNHLKNKFPGITSLQYVHSNKPNDTLTGLEIKVYAGTDTITEEMEGLKFRISPKSFYQTNSKQAYELYKITRAFAELKGDEIVYDLYTGTGTIANFIAKNAKKVVGIEYVEDAVVDARINSKANNITNTVFYSGDMKDILNSNFITQNGKPDVIITDPPRAGMHEDVIKVILNASPEKVVYVSCNPSTQARDLALMEAMYEIKKIQPVDMFPQTAHVENVVLLEKRKIQNPM, encoded by the coding sequence ATGACTAAAATTAAAAAGAATTTTGTTCTAGAAGATTTAGAGGTAGTTGATATCAGTACCGAAGGAAAAGCTATAGCCCGGCACGACGGTTTGGTTGTATTTATTGATGGGGCCGTGCCCGGTGATGTTGTAGATGCCTTTATTTTCCGAAAAAAAAATAATTATGCAGAAGGATACACGCAAACCATCAAAAAATTATCGCCTTTTAGAACTCAGCCGGCTTGTACACATTTTGGCGTTTGTGGCGGTTGCAAGTGGCAAGATTTTTCTTATGAAAAACAACTTGAATTTAAACAGAAGTATGTGTTTGATGCATTTACTCGCATTGGCAAACTTACCTTTGATTCCATAGCTCCTATTTTAGGAAATGCCACCGAATATTTTTACAGAAATAAACTTGAATTTTCATTTTCGGATAAGCGCTGGCTAAGTAAGGAAGAAATGAAGGACGGGGAAGAGATTAAAAATAAGAATGCAGTTGGCTTTCATATTCCGGGATTATTTGATAAAGTGTTAGACATTACACATTGTCATTTACAAACCGAATTAAGTAATGAAATAAGAAACGAAGTTAGAAAGTATGCCGAAGAGAATAAGCTCACTTTTTTTAATATAAGAAACAAAGGGGGATTTTTAAGAACATTAATGATTCGTACCACAAGTACCGGGCAAACTATGGTTGTGGTAGCGGTATATGACTGGAATGAGGAAGTGCTGTTTCAATTATTAAATCATCTTAAAAATAAATTTCCCGGTATTACTTCCTTACAATATGTGCATAGTAATAAACCCAATGATACCTTAACCGGATTGGAAATAAAAGTTTATGCAGGAACTGACACTATTACAGAAGAAATGGAAGGATTAAAATTCAGAATCAGCCCAAAATCTTTTTACCAAACCAATTCAAAACAGGCTTATGAATTGTATAAAATAACCAGAGCGTTTGCCGAATTAAAAGGGGATGAAATTGTTTACGACTTATATACCGGCACCGGCACTATTGCTAATTTTATAGCTAAAAACGCTAAAAAAGTTGTAGGGATAGAATATGTAGAGGATGCTGTAGTTGATGCCCGAATTAATTCTAAAGCAAATAATATAACAAATACGGTTTTCTATTCAGGAGATATGAAGGATATTTTAAATAGTAATTTCATTACGCAAAATGGAAAACCGGATGTTATAATTACCGATCCTCCGAGAGCCGGGATGCATGAAGATGTAATAAAAGTAATCCTAAATGCCTCGCCCGAAAAAGTAGTATACGTAAGTTGTAATCCCTCTACACAAGCCAGAGATTTAGCTTTGATGGAAGCAATGTATGAAATTAAAAAAATTCAACCGGTTGATATGTTTCCGCAAACCGCTCACGTTGAAAATGTGGTATTGCTTGAAAAAAGGAAGATTCAGAATCCAATGTGA
- the truA gene encoding tRNA pseudouridine(38-40) synthase TruA: protein MSRYFLTLSYQGKDYNGWQIQDNTPNTIQQVLEEKISMLLNENIEITGCGRTDTGVNAQNYVAHFNCRKVELIENKNHWIYKFNTVLPPSIAISNIRKVKEEAHARFDAQKRVYYYYLHQLKNPFIENKSWYLYGELDFELMNRAAVLLFQYEDFSCFSKANTQTKTNNCKIYKAKWQKVGDAEWRFTIAADRFLRGMVRAIVGTLILIGRNKITLSEFKAIIESKDRKNAGASAPAHALYLSGVQYPNHIFID, encoded by the coding sequence ATGTCGAGGTACTTTCTAACACTTTCCTATCAGGGCAAAGATTACAATGGTTGGCAGATTCAGGATAATACGCCCAACACCATTCAGCAGGTTTTGGAAGAAAAAATATCAATGCTACTCAATGAAAATATTGAAATTACCGGATGTGGAAGAACGGATACCGGTGTAAATGCACAGAATTACGTGGCTCATTTCAATTGCAGAAAAGTTGAACTGATAGAAAACAAAAATCATTGGATTTATAAATTTAATACGGTTTTGCCTCCTTCCATTGCAATAAGTAATATCAGAAAAGTGAAAGAGGAGGCCCACGCTCGATTTGATGCACAAAAACGCGTATATTATTATTATTTACATCAATTAAAAAATCCGTTTATTGAAAATAAAAGCTGGTATTTATATGGTGAGCTTGACTTTGAATTAATGAATCGAGCAGCCGTATTACTTTTTCAATACGAAGATTTTAGTTGTTTTAGTAAAGCTAATACACAAACCAAAACAAACAACTGCAAAATTTACAAAGCCAAATGGCAAAAGGTAGGTGACGCTGAATGGAGATTTACAATTGCTGCCGATCGTTTTTTAAGAGGGATGGTAAGAGCCATTGTAGGAACCCTGATTTTAATAGGGAGAAATAAAATTACATTATCAGAATTTAAAGCAATTATAGAAAGTAAAGACAGAAAAAACGCCGGAGCCAGCGCCCCCGCTCACGCACTTTACTTAAGTGGTGTTCAATATCCCAATCACATTTTCATTGACTGA
- a CDS encoding SDR family oxidoreductase: MLVIVTGTSKGIGHELVKLLAVHQDLVVLAVSRTATKFKSKNVISVQADINTVSGRTKIYNAAVKTGKKVEIIINNAGLLVKKPFEKLSEKELLAVYSTNVFAPFLLIQKILPLVKRNANSHIVNIGSMGGFQGSSKFAGLSAYSSSKSAIAGLSECLAEELSSKKIAVNCLALGSAQTQMLSQAFPGYKAPLSAKDMAGYIAWFALEGQKYMNGKVIPVSLKTP, from the coding sequence ATGCTTGTAATAGTTACGGGAACTTCAAAAGGAATTGGACATGAATTGGTAAAGCTTTTGGCAGTTCATCAAGATCTTGTCGTTTTGGCGGTTTCACGCACTGCAACAAAATTTAAATCCAAAAATGTGATTTCGGTGCAAGCAGACATCAACACAGTTAGCGGAAGAACCAAAATTTATAATGCCGCTGTAAAAACCGGAAAAAAGGTTGAGATAATTATAAACAATGCAGGTTTATTGGTCAAAAAACCATTTGAGAAATTGAGTGAAAAAGAATTACTGGCTGTTTATTCAACCAATGTATTTGCCCCCTTTTTATTAATTCAAAAAATTTTGCCCTTAGTAAAAAGAAATGCGAATTCACATATAGTGAATATAGGGAGTATGGGTGGTTTTCAGGGAAGTTCAAAGTTTGCGGGATTGAGCGCTTACAGTAGCAGCAAGTCAGCTATAGCAGGCTTATCGGAATGCCTTGCCGAAGAACTTTCATCCAAAAAAATTGCAGTTAATTGTTTGGCATTAGGCAGTGCCCAAACACAAATGTTAAGTCAGGCCTTTCCCGGATATAAAGCACCCTTAAGTGCAAAAGATATGGCGGGATATATAGCCTGGTTTGCATTAGAAGGCCAAAAATATATGAACGGCAAAGTAATACCCGTTAGTTTAAAAACACCATGA
- the recO gene encoding DNA repair protein RecO, which produces MRVNDKALVLQAVKYGDRKSILKLYTREHGLLSVAVVTGSSPKAKVKTSSILPCSLIEAQLIVKQNKDVQQLNEAFCYCPNENITGNFAKIGIAQFINELLIKTLKEQSSNFILFDFIEQFIKYLNECDNNLNALHVYFMLELSIYLGIEPQANFDNINCFFDNREGRFVAVHLPFPMGFDREESQLFNEAIQNNSPEKKWSKEHRIKLLDLLLAYYQMHIPGFSPPKSHIVLKEVMSEL; this is translated from the coding sequence ATGCGAGTAAATGACAAAGCGCTTGTTTTGCAAGCTGTAAAATACGGCGACAGAAAATCTATTTTGAAATTATACACGCGAGAGCATGGATTACTGAGCGTGGCTGTGGTTACAGGAAGTTCTCCAAAAGCAAAAGTTAAAACATCAAGTATACTTCCTTGTAGTTTAATTGAAGCACAATTGATTGTAAAACAAAATAAAGATGTACAGCAATTAAACGAGGCTTTTTGTTATTGCCCGAATGAAAATATTACAGGCAATTTTGCTAAAATAGGCATAGCTCAGTTTATAAATGAATTGCTTATTAAAACCTTAAAGGAGCAATCGTCAAATTTTATACTTTTTGATTTTATTGAACAATTTATAAAGTACTTGAATGAATGCGATAACAATTTAAATGCTTTACACGTGTATTTTATGCTAGAACTTTCTATTTATCTGGGCATAGAACCGCAGGCTAATTTTGATAACATCAATTGCTTTTTTGATAATCGTGAAGGGAGATTTGTAGCCGTTCATTTGCCTTTTCCAATGGGATTTGACAGAGAAGAGTCCCAACTTTTTAATGAAGCTATTCAGAACAATTCGCCTGAGAAAAAATGGAGTAAGGAACATCGTATAAAATTATTAGATCTTTTACTGGCTTATTATCAAATGCATATTCCGGGTTTTTCGCCTCCTAAAAGTCATATTGTTTTGAAGGAAGTAATGAGTGAGCTGTAA
- a CDS encoding T9SS type A sorting domain-containing protein: MTINVVQSFNESEKQSVEITIFDITGKEILKENRLLDDGDEIRMSQNLLNGTYLVKVKLQDGSTDVHRLIIDK; the protein is encoded by the coding sequence TTGACGATTAATGTGGTTCAGAGTTTTAATGAATCTGAAAAACAAAGCGTTGAAATCACTATCTTTGATATAACGGGTAAGGAAATTTTAAAGGAGAATAGGTTACTTGATGATGGAGATGAAATTAGAATGAGTCAAAATCTTCTTAATGGCACTTATCTTGTAAAAGTAAAATTACAGGACGGAAGCACGGATGTACACCGACTTATTATTGATAAATAA
- the mdh gene encoding malate dehydrogenase has protein sequence MKVSIIGAGNVGATCAEYIALNSIASEVVILDIKENFAEGKALDLMQTATLNGFNTRVSGSTNDYSKTAGSKVVVITSGIPRKPGMTREELIGINAGIVKTVTDNVLKHSPDAVIIIVSNPMDTMTYLALKESKLPKNRIIGMGGILDSARFKCYLSMALNAPASDVNGVVIGGHGDTTMIPLTRLASYTGVPVSQFLNDETLKKVAADTMVGGATLTGMLGTSAWYAPGAAVAQLVNSIINDQKKLFPCCVALDGEYGQKDICLGVPVIIGKNGWEKIVDYKLNAEEQAAFNKSAEAVRNMNNVLSTMKA, from the coding sequence ATGAAAGTATCTATCATCGGCGCCGGAAATGTAGGTGCAACTTGTGCAGAATATATTGCACTTAACAGTATAGCAAGTGAAGTTGTTATCTTAGACATCAAAGAAAATTTTGCAGAAGGAAAGGCATTAGATTTAATGCAAACAGCCACCCTAAACGGTTTCAATACAAGGGTTAGCGGAAGCACCAATGATTACAGTAAAACAGCAGGAAGTAAAGTTGTTGTAATTACAAGTGGAATTCCAAGAAAACCGGGTATGACCCGCGAAGAATTAATCGGAATTAATGCAGGCATTGTAAAAACAGTAACCGATAACGTATTAAAACACTCACCTGATGCGGTAATTATTATTGTAAGTAATCCGATGGATACGATGACTTATTTAGCATTAAAAGAAAGCAAATTGCCAAAAAACAGAATCATTGGAATGGGTGGAATTTTGGATAGCGCACGTTTTAAATGTTATTTATCTATGGCATTAAATGCTCCGGCAAGCGATGTAAACGGAGTAGTAATTGGCGGGCACGGTGATACCACCATGATTCCATTAACGCGATTAGCTTCTTATACCGGAGTTCCGGTTTCACAGTTTTTAAATGACGAAACTTTGAAAAAAGTAGCTGCTGATACCATGGTAGGTGGCGCTACCTTAACCGGCATGTTGGGTACCAGTGCTTGGTATGCACCGGGAGCAGCTGTTGCTCAATTGGTAAACAGCATTATTAACGACCAGAAAAAATTATTCCCTTGTTGCGTTGCCTTAGATGGAGAATACGGACAAAAAGATATTTGTTTAGGTGTTCCGGTAATTATTGGAAAGAATGGTTGGGAAAAAATTGTGGATTATAAATTAAATGCAGAAGAGCAAGCCGCATTTAACAAAAGTGCCGAAGCGGTTAGAAATATGAATAATGTATTGAGTACCATGAAAGCATAA
- a CDS encoding T9SS type A sorting domain-containing protein codes for MGNYLTAYRIPTTSYPYFSIGSGITVSVSTNCGNYNNISYSCGGNLYACASPAWGLITTTHYIRLTFSAPVTNLTIIVNGTNQTETFYFAAGTGAITMSNYCTPDYSAAGASVTDNALPANGSIMTVNNNIGSTTYTITHNGLGAGSRVTLLDCFVPLIILPIELASFKAECSNKNEAKLQWKVIGGWNRGMLEVQKSFNGEDWTTLKVYNDENYHGDGEYTYTDYSEENDVAYYRLKHVDDMGYYKFSQTILAGNCHKMKNELKIYPNPSTDNIHLSGHLMDELQIYNLIGDVVQRQKVELNSNEADVNIKNLNSGVYFIRSGELSQKFIKE; via the coding sequence ATGGGAAATTATTTGACTGCCTATCGAATTCCAACAACTTCGTATCCGTATTTTAGTATTGGCTCTGGAATTACCGTTTCAGTATCTACTAATTGTGGAAATTATAATAACATAAGTTATAGTTGTGGCGGAAACTTATATGCTTGTGCATCGCCGGCTTGGGGATTAATTACAACGACACATTATATCAGACTAACATTTTCGGCCCCCGTTACCAATTTGACCATAATTGTAAATGGCACCAATCAAACCGAAACATTTTATTTTGCCGCAGGTACAGGCGCTATTACCATGAGCAATTATTGTACGCCAGATTACAGTGCTGCCGGTGCATCTGTAACAGATAACGCATTACCGGCTAATGGTTCTATAATGACAGTAAATAATAATATCGGTTCAACTACCTATACTATTACGCATAATGGATTAGGTGCTGGATCAAGAGTTACACTTTTAGATTGTTTTGTTCCTTTAATTATTTTACCTATTGAACTTGCTTCATTCAAAGCGGAGTGTTCAAATAAAAATGAAGCTAAGCTACAATGGAAAGTTATCGGCGGATGGAATAGAGGGATGCTGGAAGTTCAAAAAAGTTTTAATGGGGAAGATTGGACGACTTTAAAAGTATATAATGATGAGAATTATCATGGCGACGGAGAATATACTTATACAGATTATTCAGAAGAAAATGATGTTGCCTATTATAGATTAAAACATGTGGATGATATGGGATATTATAAATTTTCACAAACTATATTGGCCGGGAATTGTCACAAGATGAAAAATGAATTGAAGATTTATCCTAACCCGTCAACCGACAATATACATTTGAGTGGCCATTTGATGGATGAACTTCAAATTTATAATTTAATAGGAGATGTAGTTCAGCGCCAAAAAGTAGAATTGAATTCAAATGAAGCCGATGTGAATATTAAAAATTTAAATAGTGGCGTGTACTTTATCCGTTCCGGGGAGTTAAGTCAGAAATTTATTAAGGAGTAA
- a CDS encoding ABC transporter ATP-binding protein: protein MTETTKNKGLNFALLKRILSYIRSYKLLFFGALTITLLLSALSIVRPVLINKALNSFVVSNSTDELNNYALLILGFLIFEALAQILNIRFTNLLGQNIIFDLRNQVYKHLISLKNAYFDNTPVGMLVTRSISDIESLSEVFSQGFIMILGDLLMLIIFIAAMFWSNWVLALMALSTIPLLFIATALFKRGIKKTFTMVRNAVSDLNTFAQERITGMKLVQLFNREKEEFENFKEINNKHRQANIQSIFYYSVFFPVVDILSSVSIALVIWFAGVKSNVYQISLGDITFFVMMVNMIFRPIRMLADRLNTLQMGIVAAERVFKILDTDEKIENTGTIPFTGVKNKIEFKNVYFSYNPNFEVLNALNLSVNAGETIALVGSTGSGKTTVINLLSRFYEKTKGEILIDEIMLENYDLSSLRLNTGVVLQDVHLFNDTLLNNITLKNPDYSLSQVEEATREIGLMDFVDELPGGFNYQVTERGQGLSAGQRQLVAFIRAYIYNPALFVLDEATAAIDSKTEQLIQKASEKLASGRTSIIIAHRLSTIKHVNCIYVFEKGKVIESGTLNQLLEQNGYFKKLYETSSDA, encoded by the coding sequence TTGACTGAAACTACAAAAAATAAAGGCCTAAATTTTGCGTTACTTAAACGAATACTAAGTTACATACGTTCGTATAAACTTTTATTTTTTGGCGCATTAACAATCACGCTTTTACTTTCCGCATTATCTATTGTTAGACCCGTACTCATAAATAAAGCATTAAATAGTTTTGTGGTATCTAATTCAACAGACGAATTAAATAATTATGCGCTTTTAATACTTGGCTTTTTAATTTTTGAAGCCTTGGCACAAATACTAAATATTAGATTTACCAATTTATTAGGACAAAATATTATTTTCGATTTGCGTAATCAAGTTTACAAGCATCTAATAAGTTTAAAAAATGCTTATTTCGATAATACCCCGGTGGGAATGCTGGTAACCAGAAGTATTTCAGATATTGAAAGTTTGAGTGAAGTTTTTTCACAAGGCTTTATTATGATTTTGGGAGACCTATTGATGCTAATAATTTTTATTGCGGCCATGTTTTGGTCGAATTGGGTTTTAGCACTCATGGCACTGAGCACTATTCCCCTTTTATTTATTGCCACTGCCTTATTTAAAAGAGGAATCAAAAAAACCTTTACTATGGTGAGAAACGCAGTTTCAGACTTAAATACCTTTGCCCAAGAGCGAATTACCGGAATGAAATTAGTACAACTTTTTAATCGGGAAAAAGAAGAGTTTGAAAATTTTAAAGAAATCAACAATAAACATCGCCAGGCTAACATTCAATCTATATTTTATTATTCCGTATTTTTTCCGGTTGTAGATATTCTATCCTCGGTTTCCATTGCTTTGGTTATATGGTTTGCCGGTGTTAAAAGTAATGTTTATCAAATCAGCCTAGGTGATATCACCTTTTTCGTCATGATGGTGAATATGATATTCAGACCCATTCGAATGTTAGCAGACCGACTCAATACTTTGCAAATGGGTATTGTTGCCGCTGAACGCGTATTTAAAATCCTGGATACGGATGAAAAAATTGAAAATACGGGTACCATCCCTTTTACCGGAGTAAAAAATAAAATTGAATTTAAAAATGTATATTTTTCATATAATCCCAATTTTGAGGTTTTAAATGCTTTAAATCTTTCTGTAAACGCGGGCGAAACCATTGCTTTAGTAGGTTCTACCGGGTCAGGCAAAACTACAGTGATAAATTTATTAAGTCGTTTCTATGAAAAAACAAAAGGTGAAATACTCATCGATGAAATTATGCTGGAAAACTATGACTTAAGCAGTTTAAGATTAAATACCGGTGTTGTTTTGCAGGATGTGCATTTATTTAATGATACCTTATTAAACAACATTACCCTTAAAAATCCGGATTATTCCTTATCGCAGGTTGAAGAGGCCACTCGTGAAATTGGACTAATGGACTTCGTAGATGAATTACCCGGTGGATTTAATTATCAGGTTACCGAACGCGGACAAGGATTATCGGCGGGACAGAGACAGTTGGTGGCTTTTATAAGAGCTTATATTTATAATCCGGCTTTATTTGTTTTAGATGAAGCCACAGCTGCAATTGACAGTAAAACAGAGCAATTAATACAAAAAGCATCTGAAAAATTGGCCAGCGGAAGAACATCAATTATCATTGCTCACCGGTTATCAACCATTAAACATGTAAACTGTATATATGTATTTGAAAAAGGGAAAGTTATTGAAAGTGGAACTTTGAATCAGCTATTAGAACAAAACGGATATTTTAAAAAATTATACGAGACTAGTTCTGATGCATAA